In the genome of Mycobacterium kansasii ATCC 12478, one region contains:
- a CDS encoding PaaX family transcriptional regulator C-terminal domain-containing protein, translated as MARMTARSVVLSVLLGAHPAWASASELVRLTADFGIKETALRVALTRMVSAGDLVRSADGYRLSDRLLARQRRQDEAMRPRVRDWNGSWRLVVITSVGNDARTRAALRTTLQDKRFGELREGVWLRPDNLDLELPPGITTQVRVLSAHDDAPAELAARLWDLADWADAGEQLLGEIAQAADIPGRFVVAAAMVRHLLTDPMLPAELLPAQWPGTRLREAYHDFATELAKHLDTSQLLEAT; from the coding sequence CTGGCGCGCATGACCGCCCGGTCAGTGGTGCTCAGCGTGCTGCTCGGCGCGCATCCCGCGTGGGCCAGCGCCAGCGAATTGGTCAGGCTTACAGCCGATTTCGGTATCAAGGAAACGGCGTTGCGGGTGGCGCTGACCCGCATGGTGAGCGCCGGCGATCTGGTCCGGTCCGCCGACGGCTATCGGCTTTCGGATCGGTTGCTGGCGCGCCAGCGGCGCCAGGACGAGGCTATGCGCCCGCGGGTCCGCGACTGGAACGGCTCCTGGCGTCTGGTAGTGATCACCAGCGTCGGCAATGACGCTCGCACCCGCGCCGCGTTGCGAACCACCCTGCAGGACAAGCGGTTCGGTGAACTACGCGAAGGGGTGTGGCTGCGGCCTGACAACCTCGACCTCGAACTTCCCCCTGGTATCACCACCCAGGTCCGGGTGCTCAGCGCCCACGATGACGCACCCGCCGAGCTGGCGGCGCGGCTATGGGACCTAGCCGACTGGGCCGACGCCGGCGAGCAGTTGCTGGGCGAGATCGCCCAGGCCGCAGACATTCCCGGTCGTTTCGTGGTGGCTGCCGCGATGGTCCGTCATTTGCTGACCGACCCGATGCTGCCCGCCGAACTGCTGCCCGCGCAGTGGCCGGGGACCCGGCTGCGCGAGGCATACCACGACTTCGCCACCGAGCTGGCGAAACACCTTGACACATCCCAACTCCTGGAGGCGACATGA
- a CDS encoding alpha/beta hydrolase family esterase, producing the protein MVRRLVMLLGVVGMLVGCAHAPAPPPVGFGNGTSFHTIDVGGVQRSYRLYKPAGLPRAAPLVVMLHGGFGSARQAERSYDWDELADSEKFVVAYPDGLNRAWNANGGGCCGRSAREGVDDVAFVNAAVADVEANVPVDPARIYATGMSNGAIMAYTLACNTGIFAAIGPVSGTQLDPCPSPHPVSIMHIHGTGDPLVRYFGGPGAGFARIDGPPVEELNAFWRNVDQCAPPATTTSGRITTSNAGCVNNRSVVLVTVDDGGHEWPSVATELLWEFFAAHPR; encoded by the coding sequence ATGGTTCGCCGGTTGGTCATGCTGCTGGGCGTCGTGGGGATGCTTGTTGGCTGCGCGCACGCTCCGGCGCCGCCGCCCGTCGGCTTCGGAAACGGCACCAGCTTTCACACCATCGACGTCGGCGGAGTCCAGCGTTCCTACCGGCTCTATAAGCCCGCAGGCCTGCCGCGAGCAGCCCCGCTGGTCGTCATGCTGCACGGTGGTTTCGGCAGCGCCCGACAGGCTGAAAGATCGTACGACTGGGACGAATTGGCCGATTCAGAGAAGTTCGTCGTCGCCTACCCCGACGGTTTGAACAGAGCGTGGAACGCCAACGGCGGCGGCTGCTGCGGCCGGTCCGCACGCGAAGGCGTCGACGACGTCGCCTTTGTCAACGCGGCGGTTGCCGACGTCGAGGCGAACGTGCCCGTCGATCCGGCCAGGATCTACGCCACCGGGATGAGCAACGGTGCCATCATGGCCTATACCCTGGCCTGCAATACCGGGATCTTCGCCGCGATCGGCCCGGTTTCGGGAACGCAACTGGACCCGTGCCCGTCCCCGCATCCGGTGTCGATCATGCATATTCACGGCACCGGGGATCCGCTTGTCCGCTACTTCGGCGGGCCGGGGGCCGGCTTCGCCAGGATCGACGGGCCGCCGGTCGAGGAGCTGAATGCGTTCTGGCGCAATGTTGATCAATGTGCGCCCCCCGCCACGACGACCAGTGGCCGGATTACCACGTCCAACGCCGGGTGTGTGAACAACCGCAGCGTTGTGCTGGTCACCGTCGACGACGGCGGCCACGAGTGGCCATCGGTGGCCACCGAGTTGCTGTGGGAGTTCTTCGCCGCTCATCCCCGCTGA
- a CDS encoding deoxyribonuclease IV, with the protein MLIGSHVHSDDPLAAAQADGADVVQFFLGNPQSWKKPKPRDDAETLKASTIPLYVHAPYLINVASANNRIRIPSRKILQDTCDAAAAINATAVIVHGGHADDNDMEAGFERWLKALDYLQTDVQVYLENTAGGDHAMARYFDTIGRLWDRIGDKGIGFCLDTCHAWAAGEQLIDAVDRIKALTGRIDLVHCNDSRDAAGSGADRHANIGNGRIDPDHLVAVVKAADAPVICETADEGRKDDIAFLREKVNG; encoded by the coding sequence GTGCTGATAGGTTCCCACGTCCACTCGGACGATCCCCTGGCCGCCGCCCAGGCCGACGGCGCCGACGTGGTGCAATTCTTTCTCGGCAACCCGCAGAGCTGGAAGAAGCCCAAGCCGCGGGACGACGCCGAGACGCTGAAGGCGTCGACCATTCCGCTGTATGTCCATGCGCCGTATCTGATCAACGTCGCCTCGGCCAACAACCGCATCCGCATCCCGTCGCGCAAGATCCTGCAGGACACCTGTGACGCGGCCGCGGCAATCAACGCGACGGCGGTGATCGTGCATGGCGGCCACGCCGACGACAACGACATGGAGGCCGGCTTCGAGCGGTGGCTCAAAGCGCTGGATTACCTCCAAACGGACGTGCAGGTGTACCTGGAAAACACTGCGGGCGGCGACCACGCGATGGCCCGTTATTTCGACACCATCGGCAGACTGTGGGATCGTATCGGCGACAAGGGAATCGGCTTCTGCCTGGACACCTGCCACGCGTGGGCCGCGGGTGAGCAGCTGATCGACGCGGTCGACCGGATCAAGGCCCTGACCGGCCGCATCGACCTGGTGCACTGCAACGACTCGCGGGACGCCGCGGGGTCAGGTGCCGACCGGCACGCCAATATCGGCAACGGTCGGATCGATCCCGACCACCTCGTCGCGGTGGTCAAGGCCGCCGATGCCCCGGTGATCTGCGAAACCGCCGACGAGGGCCGCAAGGACGACATCGCGTTCCTGAGGGAAAAAGTCAACGGCTGA
- a CDS encoding crotonase/enoyl-CoA hydratase family protein has translation MSDLVLVDRNGPVTTVVINRPEARNAVNGPTAAALYSAFEQFDRDDAAAVAVLCGNGGTFCAGADLKAFGTAEANAVHRTGPGPMGPSRMVLSKPVIAAVSGYAVAGGLELALWCDLRVAEEDAVFGVFCRRWGVPLIDGGTVRLPRLIGHSRAMDMILTGRAVAADEALAMGLANRVVPKGQARQAAEVLAAELAALPQQCLRSDRLSALHQWGLPESAALDLEFASISRVAAEASTGAARFAGGAGRHGAPA, from the coding sequence ATGAGCGATCTGGTGCTGGTGGACCGCAACGGTCCGGTGACCACGGTGGTCATCAACCGGCCGGAGGCACGTAACGCGGTCAACGGCCCGACGGCCGCCGCACTCTACTCGGCGTTCGAGCAGTTCGACCGTGACGACGCGGCTGCGGTGGCGGTGTTGTGCGGCAACGGCGGAACCTTTTGCGCCGGGGCCGATTTGAAGGCTTTCGGCACCGCGGAGGCCAATGCCGTACACCGCACGGGCCCGGGTCCGATGGGCCCGTCGCGGATGGTGCTGTCCAAACCGGTGATCGCCGCTGTCAGCGGCTACGCCGTAGCCGGTGGTCTGGAATTGGCGTTGTGGTGTGACCTGCGCGTGGCCGAGGAGGACGCTGTGTTCGGGGTTTTCTGCCGCCGCTGGGGAGTACCGCTGATCGACGGCGGCACGGTGCGGTTGCCGCGGTTGATCGGCCACAGCCGGGCGATGGACATGATCCTTACCGGCCGGGCGGTGGCGGCCGATGAGGCGCTGGCGATGGGACTGGCCAATCGGGTGGTGCCCAAGGGGCAGGCGAGGCAGGCAGCCGAGGTGTTGGCGGCCGAGTTGGCTGCCCTGCCTCAGCAGTGTCTGCGGTCGGATCGGCTGTCGGCACTGCACCAATGGGGATTGCCGGAGTCGGCGGCGCTCGATCTGGAATTCGCCAGCATCTCCCGGGTGGCGGCAGAGGCCTCGACGGGGGCCGCACGCTTCGCGGGAGGTGCCGGCCGCCACGGTGCGCCGGCGTGA
- a CDS encoding crotonase/enoyl-CoA hydratase family protein, whose product MTHAIRPVDFDNLKTMTYQVTDRVARITFNRPEKGNAIVADTPLELSALVERADLDPNVHVILVSGRGDGFCAGFDLSAYADGTGSAGGTGAYQGTVLDGKTQAVNHLPNQPWDPMIDYQMMSRFVRGFSSLMHADKPTVVKIHGYCVAGGTDIALHADQVIAAADAKIGYPPTRVWGVPAAGLWAHRLGDQRAKRLLFTGDCITGAQAAEWGLAVEAPDPKDLDERTERLVQRIAALPVNQLVMIKLALNSALLQQGVATSRMVSTVFDGIARHTPEGHAFVADAVEHGFRDAVKHRDGPFGDYGRKASGV is encoded by the coding sequence ATGACACACGCGATCCGACCGGTCGATTTCGACAATCTGAAAACGATGACCTACCAGGTCACCGATCGGGTAGCGCGGATCACGTTCAACCGGCCCGAGAAGGGCAACGCGATCGTCGCGGATACCCCGCTGGAGTTGTCGGCTCTGGTGGAGCGGGCCGACCTCGATCCCAACGTGCACGTCATTCTGGTCTCGGGACGCGGCGACGGTTTCTGCGCCGGCTTCGACCTATCCGCTTACGCGGACGGCACCGGCTCGGCGGGCGGCACGGGCGCATACCAGGGCACGGTGCTGGACGGTAAAACCCAGGCCGTCAACCACTTGCCCAACCAGCCCTGGGACCCGATGATCGACTACCAGATGATGAGCCGGTTCGTGCGCGGGTTCTCCAGCCTGATGCATGCCGACAAGCCGACGGTGGTCAAGATCCATGGCTACTGCGTGGCCGGCGGCACCGACATCGCGCTGCACGCCGATCAGGTGATTGCCGCCGCCGACGCCAAGATCGGCTACCCGCCGACCCGCGTCTGGGGTGTACCCGCGGCTGGCTTGTGGGCGCACCGGCTCGGCGACCAGCGCGCCAAACGCCTGCTGTTCACCGGCGATTGCATCACCGGCGCCCAGGCGGCCGAATGGGGCCTCGCCGTCGAGGCGCCGGATCCGAAGGACCTCGACGAACGCACCGAGCGGCTGGTGCAGCGGATTGCTGCGTTGCCGGTCAATCAGCTGGTCATGATCAAGCTGGCGCTCAATTCGGCTCTGCTGCAACAGGGTGTGGCCACCAGCAGGATGGTCAGCACGGTGTTCGACGGCATTGCCCGGCACACGCCCGAGGGACACGCCTTCGTCGCCGACGCGGTCGAGCACGGCTTCCGCGATGCCGTCAAGCACCGCGACGGGCCGTTCGGCGACTACGGCCGGAAAGCGTCCGGAGTGTAG
- a CDS encoding DNA-directed RNA polymerase subunit beta': MLDVNFFDELRIGLATAEDIRQWSYGEVKKPETINYRTLKPEKDGLFCEKIFGPTRDWECYCGKYKRVRFKGIICERCGVEVTRAKVRRERMGHIELAAPVTHIWYFKGVPSRLGYLLDLAPKDLEKIIYFAAYVITAVDEEMRHNELSTLEAEMMVERKAVEDQRDADLEARAQKLEADLAQLEAEGAKADARRKVRDGGEREMRQLRDRAQRELDRLEDIWNTFTKLAPKQLIVDENLYRELQDRYGEYFTGAMGAESIQKLIENFDIDAEAESLREVIRSGKGQKKLRALKRLKVVAAFQQSGNSPMGMVLDAVPVIPPELRPMVQLDGGRFATSDLNDLYRRVINRNNRLKRLIDLGAPEIIVNNEKRMLQESVDALFDNGRRGRPVTGPGNRPLKSLSDLLKGKQGRFRQNLLGKRVDYSGRSVIVVGPQLKLHQCGLPKLMALELFKPFVMKRLVDLNHAQNIKSAKRMVERQRPQVWDVLEEVIAEHPVLLNRAPTLHRLGIQAFEPMLIEGKAIQLHPLVCEAFNADFDGDQMAVHLPLSAEAQAEARVLMLSSNNILSPASGRPLAMPRLDMVTGLYYLTTEVDGDTGEYQPAAADRPETGVYSSPAEAIMAADRGVLSVRAKIKVRLTQLRPSAEIEAELFGTNGWHPGEPWIADTTLGRVLFNELLPPGYPFVNKQMHKKVQASIINDLAERYPMIVVAQTVDKLKDAGFYWATRSGVTVSMADVLVPPRKKEILDRYEDRADKVEKQFQRGALNHDERNEALVEIWKEATDEVGQALREHYPSDNPIITIVDSGATGNFTQTRTLAGMKGLVTNPKGEFIPRPVKSSFREGLTVLEYFINTHGARKGLADTALRTADSGYLTRRLVDVSQDVIVREHDCGTERGIVVELAERQPGVDGQVTLIRDPYIETSAYARTLGIDAVDEAGNVVVARGEDLGDPEIDALLAAGITQVKVRSVLTCTTGTGVCATCYGRSMATGKLVDIGEAVGIVAAQSIGEPGTQLTMRTFHQGGVGEDITGGLPRVQELFEARVPRGKAPIADVTGRVRLEDGERFYKITIVPDDGSEEVVYDKLSKRQRLRVFKHEDGSERVLSDGDHVEVGQQLMEGSADPHEVLRVQGPREVQIHLVREVQEVYRAQGVSIHDKHIEVIVRQMLRRVTIIDSGSTEFLPGSLIDRAEFEAENRRVVAEGGEPAAGRPVLMGITKASLATDSWLSAASFQETTRVLTDAAINCRSDKLNGLKENVIIGKLIPAGTGINRYRNIQVQPTEEARAAAYTIPSYEDQYYSPDFGQATGAAVPLDDYGYSDYR; the protein is encoded by the coding sequence GTGCTAGACGTCAACTTCTTCGATGAACTCCGCATCGGCCTGGCCACCGCGGAGGACATCCGGCAGTGGTCCTACGGCGAGGTCAAGAAGCCGGAGACCATCAACTACCGCACGCTCAAGCCGGAGAAGGACGGCTTGTTCTGCGAGAAGATCTTCGGGCCGACTCGCGACTGGGAATGCTACTGCGGCAAATACAAGCGGGTGCGCTTCAAGGGCATCATCTGCGAGCGTTGCGGTGTCGAGGTGACACGCGCCAAGGTGCGCCGGGAACGGATGGGCCACATCGAGTTGGCCGCACCCGTCACCCACATCTGGTACTTCAAGGGCGTCCCGTCGCGCCTGGGCTACCTGCTGGACCTGGCGCCCAAGGACCTCGAGAAGATCATCTACTTCGCCGCCTATGTGATCACCGCGGTCGACGAGGAGATGCGGCACAACGAGCTGTCCACCCTCGAGGCCGAAATGATGGTGGAGCGCAAGGCCGTTGAGGACCAGCGGGACGCGGACTTGGAAGCGCGCGCCCAAAAGCTGGAGGCCGACCTGGCCCAGCTGGAGGCCGAGGGCGCCAAGGCCGACGCCCGACGCAAGGTTCGCGACGGCGGCGAGCGCGAGATGCGTCAGCTGCGCGACCGCGCCCAGCGCGAGCTGGACCGGCTGGAGGACATCTGGAACACCTTCACCAAGCTGGCCCCCAAGCAGCTGATCGTCGACGAGAACCTCTACCGCGAACTGCAGGACCGCTACGGCGAATACTTCACCGGCGCCATGGGTGCGGAGTCGATCCAGAAGCTCATCGAGAACTTCGACATCGACGCCGAAGCCGAGTCGCTGCGCGAGGTCATCCGAAGCGGCAAGGGGCAGAAGAAGCTTCGCGCCCTCAAGCGCCTGAAGGTGGTCGCCGCTTTCCAGCAGTCCGGCAACTCGCCGATGGGCATGGTGCTCGACGCTGTCCCGGTGATCCCGCCGGAGCTGCGTCCCATGGTGCAGCTCGACGGTGGCCGGTTCGCCACCAGCGACCTGAACGACCTGTACCGACGGGTGATCAACCGGAACAACCGGCTCAAGCGACTGATCGACCTCGGCGCGCCCGAGATCATCGTCAACAACGAGAAGCGGATGCTGCAGGAGTCGGTCGACGCGCTGTTCGACAACGGACGTCGCGGTCGACCGGTCACCGGGCCGGGCAACCGTCCGCTCAAGTCGCTGAGCGATCTGCTGAAGGGCAAGCAGGGCCGGTTCCGGCAGAACCTGCTCGGCAAGCGTGTCGACTACTCGGGCAGGTCCGTTATCGTGGTCGGTCCGCAACTCAAGTTGCACCAGTGCGGTCTGCCCAAGCTGATGGCGCTGGAGCTGTTCAAGCCGTTCGTGATGAAGCGTCTGGTCGATCTCAACCACGCCCAGAACATCAAGAGCGCCAAGCGGATGGTGGAACGTCAGCGTCCCCAGGTGTGGGATGTGCTGGAGGAGGTCATCGCCGAGCACCCGGTGTTGCTGAACCGCGCGCCAACCCTGCACCGGCTCGGTATCCAGGCGTTCGAGCCGATGCTGATCGAGGGCAAGGCGATTCAGCTGCACCCGCTGGTGTGTGAGGCGTTCAACGCCGACTTCGACGGTGACCAGATGGCCGTGCACCTGCCGCTGTCCGCCGAGGCACAGGCAGAGGCCCGCGTCCTGATGCTGTCGTCCAACAACATCCTCTCGCCCGCGTCCGGGCGCCCCCTGGCCATGCCCCGACTGGACATGGTAACCGGGTTGTACTACCTGACCACCGAGGTCGACGGCGACACCGGCGAATACCAGCCGGCCGCAGCGGACCGTCCCGAGACGGGGGTGTACTCCTCGCCGGCGGAAGCCATCATGGCCGCCGACCGCGGTGTGCTCTCGGTGCGGGCCAAGATCAAGGTGCGGCTGACCCAGTTGCGTCCGTCTGCCGAGATCGAGGCCGAGCTGTTCGGGACCAACGGCTGGCATCCGGGCGAGCCCTGGATTGCCGACACGACGCTGGGGCGGGTGCTGTTCAACGAGTTGCTGCCGCCGGGCTATCCGTTCGTCAACAAGCAAATGCACAAGAAGGTTCAGGCGTCGATCATCAACGACCTGGCCGAGCGCTACCCGATGATCGTGGTGGCGCAGACCGTCGACAAGCTCAAGGACGCGGGCTTCTACTGGGCAACCCGAAGCGGTGTCACGGTCTCGATGGCCGACGTGCTGGTTCCACCCCGCAAGAAGGAGATCCTCGATCGCTACGAGGATCGCGCCGACAAGGTCGAAAAGCAGTTCCAGCGTGGCGCTTTGAACCACGACGAACGCAACGAGGCCTTGGTCGAGATCTGGAAGGAAGCCACCGACGAGGTGGGCCAGGCGCTGCGGGAGCACTATCCCAGCGATAACCCGATCATCACCATCGTCGACTCGGGTGCTACGGGTAACTTCACCCAGACCCGGACGCTGGCCGGAATGAAGGGTCTGGTGACCAACCCCAAGGGTGAGTTCATCCCGCGTCCGGTCAAGTCGTCGTTCCGCGAGGGCCTGACCGTGCTCGAGTACTTCATCAACACCCACGGTGCTCGAAAGGGCTTGGCCGACACCGCGTTGCGTACCGCCGACTCGGGCTACCTGACCCGTCGCCTGGTGGACGTGTCCCAGGACGTCATCGTGCGCGAGCACGACTGCGGCACCGAGCGCGGCATCGTCGTCGAGTTGGCCGAGCGTCAACCCGGGGTTGATGGGCAAGTCACGCTGATCCGTGACCCGTACATCGAAACCTCGGCGTACGCAAGGACTTTGGGTATCGACGCGGTCGACGAGGCGGGCAACGTGGTCGTGGCGCGCGGCGAGGACCTGGGTGACCCGGAGATCGATGCGTTGCTGGCCGCGGGGATCACGCAGGTAAAGGTTCGTTCGGTGCTGACCTGTACCACCGGCACCGGCGTGTGCGCGACGTGTTATGGGCGCTCGATGGCCACTGGCAAGCTGGTCGACATCGGTGAAGCGGTCGGCATTGTGGCCGCCCAGTCCATCGGTGAGCCGGGCACGCAGTTGACCATGCGTACCTTCCATCAGGGTGGTGTCGGTGAGGACATCACCGGTGGTCTGCCCCGGGTGCAGGAGCTGTTCGAGGCCCGCGTGCCGCGCGGTAAGGCGCCGATCGCCGACGTCACAGGCCGGGTCCGGCTGGAAGACGGTGAGCGTTTCTACAAGATCACCATCGTGCCCGACGACGGCAGCGAGGAGGTCGTGTACGACAAGCTCTCCAAGCGGCAACGGCTGCGGGTGTTCAAGCACGAGGACGGCTCGGAGCGGGTGCTCTCCGACGGCGACCATGTGGAGGTGGGCCAGCAGTTGATGGAAGGCTCCGCCGACCCGCACGAGGTGCTGCGGGTGCAGGGTCCCCGCGAGGTGCAGATCCACCTGGTCCGCGAGGTCCAGGAGGTGTATCGCGCTCAGGGTGTGTCGATCCACGACAAGCACATCGAGGTGATCGTGCGCCAGATGCTGCGCCGGGTCACCATCATCGACTCGGGCTCGACGGAGTTCCTGCCCGGTTCGTTGATCGACCGTGCCGAGTTCGAGGCGGAGAACCGCCGGGTGGTGGCCGAGGGCGGCGAGCCCGCCGCTGGCCGTCCGGTGCTGATGGGTATCACCAAGGCGTCGCTGGCCACCGACTCGTGGCTGAGTGCGGCGTCGTTCCAGGAGACCACGCGAGTGCTGACCGATGCGGCGATCAACTGCCGCAGCGACAAGCTCAACGGTCTGAAGGAGAACGTGATCATCGGCAAGCTGATCCCGGCCGGTACCGGTATCAACCGTTACCGCAACATCCAGGTTCAGCCGACCGAGGAAGCCCGAGCGGCCGCGTACACGATCCCGTCGTACGAGGATCAGTACTACAGCCCGGACTTCGGCCAGGCCACCGGAGCCGCGGTTCCACTGGACGACTACGGCTACAGCGACTACCGGTAG
- a CDS encoding acyl-CoA dehydrogenase family protein: MPDTHVVTNQVPPLENHNSATSPMLVEALIREGGQWGLDEVNELGAISGGHEAQRWGELADRNRPVLHTHDRVGHRIDEVEYDPAYHELMRTAIAHGLHAAPWADDRPGAHVVRAAKASVWTPEPGHVCPISMTYAVVPALRHNPELASVYEPLLTSREYDPEFKLATTKRGITAGMSMTEKQGGSDVRAGTTEATPNGDGTYSLTGHKWFTSAPMCDIFLVLAQAPKGLSCFMLPRILPDGTRNRMLLQRLKDKLGNHANASSEVEYDGAIAWLVGEEGRGVPTIIEMVNLTRLDCTLGSATSMRTGLTRAIHHAQHRKAFGAYLIDQPLMRNVLADLAVEAEAATIVAMRMAGATDNAARGDLKEALLRRIGLAASKYWVCKRSTPHAAEALECLGGNGYVEDSGMPRLYREAPLMGIWEGSGNVSALDTLRAMATRPECVEVLFDDLAQSAGQDARLDGHVERLREQLGDLDTIQYRARKIAEDICLALQGSLLVRHGHPAVAEAFLATRLGGQWGGAFGTLPTGLDLAPILERALVKG, from the coding sequence ATGCCAGATACCCATGTCGTTACCAATCAGGTCCCGCCGCTGGAGAACCACAATTCCGCTACTTCGCCGATGCTTGTCGAAGCGCTGATCCGCGAGGGTGGACAGTGGGGACTGGACGAGGTGAACGAGCTCGGGGCGATCTCCGGCGGCCACGAAGCCCAGCGCTGGGGCGAGTTGGCCGATCGCAACCGGCCCGTCCTGCACACCCATGACCGGGTGGGACACCGCATCGACGAGGTCGAATACGATCCGGCTTACCACGAGCTGATGCGCACCGCGATCGCGCACGGGTTGCACGCCGCGCCCTGGGCCGACGACCGACCGGGGGCCCACGTGGTGCGTGCCGCCAAGGCATCTGTATGGACCCCCGAGCCCGGCCACGTCTGTCCGATCTCGATGACCTACGCCGTCGTGCCCGCGCTGCGCCACAACCCCGAGCTGGCCAGCGTTTACGAGCCGCTGCTTACCAGCCGCGAGTACGATCCGGAGTTCAAGCTCGCCACCACGAAACGCGGTATCACCGCCGGGATGTCGATGACCGAGAAGCAGGGCGGCTCCGACGTGCGCGCCGGCACCACCGAGGCGACCCCGAACGGCGACGGCACCTACAGCCTGACCGGCCACAAGTGGTTCACCTCCGCGCCGATGTGCGACATCTTCCTGGTGCTCGCGCAGGCCCCAAAGGGATTGTCCTGCTTCATGCTGCCGCGGATCCTGCCCGACGGCACCCGAAATCGGATGCTGCTGCAGCGCCTCAAGGACAAGCTCGGCAACCACGCCAACGCCTCCAGCGAGGTCGAATATGACGGCGCCATCGCGTGGCTGGTCGGCGAGGAGGGCCGCGGCGTCCCCACCATCATCGAAATGGTCAACCTCACCCGGCTGGACTGCACTCTGGGCAGCGCCACCAGCATGCGCACCGGTCTGACCCGGGCAATCCACCACGCCCAGCACCGAAAGGCGTTCGGCGCCTACCTGATCGACCAGCCGCTGATGCGTAACGTACTGGCCGACCTGGCGGTCGAAGCCGAGGCTGCCACCATCGTCGCGATGCGGATGGCCGGCGCGACCGACAATGCGGCACGCGGCGACCTGAAAGAAGCGCTGCTGCGCCGCATCGGCCTGGCCGCCAGCAAGTACTGGGTATGCAAGCGCTCCACCCCACACGCCGCCGAAGCGCTGGAATGCCTCGGCGGCAACGGCTATGTCGAGGATTCCGGCATGCCGCGGCTGTACCGGGAGGCGCCCCTGATGGGCATCTGGGAGGGCTCGGGCAATGTCAGCGCCCTGGACACGTTGCGCGCCATGGCCACTCGGCCCGAATGCGTCGAGGTGCTGTTCGACGACCTTGCGCAGAGCGCGGGCCAGGATGCCCGGCTGGACGGCCATGTCGAGCGGCTGCGGGAACAGCTGGGCGATCTGGACACCATCCAATACCGGGCCCGCAAGATAGCCGAGGACATCTGCCTGGCGCTGCAAGGCTCGCTGCTGGTGCGCCACGGGCATCCGGCCGTCGCCGAGGCTTTCCTGGCCACCCGGCTCGGCGGCCAGTGGGGCGGGGCCTTCGGCACCCTGCCGACCGGACTGGATCTGGCGCCCATCCTCGAGCGTGCTTTAGTCAAGGGATGA
- a CDS encoding DUF3060 domain-containing protein — MKWTTAAVSLASCVVTVVTTAVTSIAQAPAAHAKNGDTHITGEGLEQVLDCNDSTLLVNGTANIITAKGTCWAVTVMGSSNTVVADTVINDITVYGWDQTVFFKNGDPFIWDRGRELGMVNRLQRVGP; from the coding sequence GTGAAATGGACGACCGCCGCCGTGTCACTGGCCAGCTGCGTCGTCACCGTCGTCACCACCGCCGTCACGTCAATCGCGCAAGCGCCGGCCGCGCACGCGAAAAACGGCGACACCCATATCACCGGTGAGGGCCTCGAGCAGGTCTTGGACTGCAACGATTCGACCCTGTTGGTCAACGGCACCGCCAATATCATCACGGCGAAGGGAACGTGCTGGGCCGTGACGGTGATGGGCTCGTCCAACACGGTCGTCGCCGACACGGTGATCAACGACATCACCGTCTACGGTTGGGATCAGACGGTGTTCTTCAAGAACGGCGATCCGTTCATCTGGGATCGCGGCCGCGAACTGGGTATGGTCAACCGGCTCCAGCGAGTGGGCCCCTAA
- a CDS encoding DUF3060 domain-containing protein yields the protein MRTHVSTPRLSAIALTLALGATAVGLVGCSSTANPPPATSSSGKPTTATSSGTAAPSTSNGPPTTASIEIGNMLNYGSIGTTATLDCADGKSLNVAGSENTLTVNGTCSTVTIGGTNNKITFDKIDQHLSVLGLNNTITYKDGDPKVDNIGSGNTINKGG from the coding sequence ATGCGCACTCATGTCTCCACGCCGCGGCTGTCCGCGATCGCTCTGACACTGGCACTCGGTGCAACGGCCGTCGGGCTGGTCGGCTGCAGTTCGACGGCCAATCCCCCGCCGGCCACCAGCAGCTCCGGAAAGCCCACAACCGCGACGAGCAGCGGAACGGCGGCGCCGTCGACGTCCAACGGGCCCCCGACGACCGCGTCGATCGAGATCGGCAACATGCTGAACTACGGATCGATCGGGACGACCGCCACCCTGGACTGTGCCGACGGCAAGTCGCTGAATGTCGCCGGCTCGGAGAACACCCTCACCGTCAACGGCACCTGCTCGACGGTGACCATCGGCGGCACCAACAACAAGATCACCTTCGACAAGATCGACCAGCACCTGAGCGTGCTGGGACTCAACAACACCATCACCTATAAGGACGGTGACCCGAAAGTCGACAACATCGGATCGGGCAACACCATCAACAAGGGCGGCTGA